One Clostridia bacterium DNA segment encodes these proteins:
- the fusA gene encoding elongation factor G, which yields MQVYPSAKIRNVALIAHGGAGKTSLAEAMLFSSGATKRLGRVDEGTTTTDYLPEEIKRKVTTTLALAPCQWRGYKINVLDTPGYADFIGEVKSALRVADVGLVVVCAVAGVEVQTEVVWEFAARQGLPRLAFINKMERENASFYRVLEQMQKAFTDAAVVPLLLPIGAAETFKGVVDVLEKKAYYYRNGKAEPGEIPGEVAEALDSHREKLIEAAAENDDELLARYLEGEELSLEEIKSGLQKGVLAAKVVPVLCGSALQNMGVDLLLDQILALAPSPLARAEATEEELAGKPLAALVFKTLTDPYVGRLNLFRVYQGVFRPDSVVFNANKEAEERVGQVFTLCGKNQDPVDEVRPGDLAAVAKLQTTATGDTLTVKASPQKLEGIEFPEPTLPVAVAPKSKGDEDKLSNALARLMDEDTTLRLEKNTETKQIILTGMGEMHLDITVERLQRKFGVGVTLEAPKVPYRETIRAAVNRIEGKHKKQTGGHGQYGHVFIDMAPLPEQEFEFNETIFGGAVPKQYIPAVEKGIREAMQEGILAGYPVTNLKVTLVDGSYHPVDSSEMAFKIAASLAFKKAMEQAKPVLLEPIMMVEVRVPEEFMGDIIGDLNSKRGRILGMEADGKHQVIRAMAPLAEMYRYAIDLKSITQGRGSFKMQFDHYEEVPAGIADKIIEQARAARQSEEK from the coding sequence ATGCAAGTATATCCCAGCGCAAAGATCAGAAACGTCGCCCTGATCGCTCACGGCGGCGCGGGCAAGACCTCCCTGGCCGAGGCCATGCTGTTCAGCAGCGGGGCGACCAAACGGTTGGGCAGGGTGGACGAGGGTACCACCACCACCGATTATCTTCCCGAGGAAATCAAGCGCAAGGTGACCACCACCCTGGCGCTGGCTCCCTGCCAGTGGCGGGGTTATAAGATAAACGTCCTGGATACGCCGGGTTACGCCGACTTCATCGGCGAGGTAAAGAGCGCCCTCCGGGTGGCCGACGTGGGCCTGGTAGTGGTCTGCGCCGTAGCCGGCGTAGAAGTTCAGACCGAGGTGGTCTGGGAGTTCGCCGCCAGGCAGGGACTGCCGAGGCTCGCCTTCATCAACAAGATGGAGCGGGAAAATGCCAGCTTCTACCGCGTACTGGAGCAGATGCAGAAGGCCTTTACCGATGCCGCCGTAGTGCCCCTTCTCCTTCCCATCGGGGCGGCAGAAACCTTTAAGGGCGTGGTGGACGTACTGGAAAAGAAGGCCTACTACTACCGCAACGGTAAGGCCGAGCCCGGGGAGATCCCGGGGGAGGTAGCGGAGGCGCTGGACTCCCACCGGGAGAAGCTGATCGAGGCGGCGGCGGAGAACGACGACGAGTTGCTGGCCCGCTATCTGGAAGGCGAGGAACTGTCGCTGGAAGAGATCAAATCCGGCCTGCAGAAGGGCGTACTGGCGGCAAAGGTGGTGCCGGTCCTCTGCGGCTCCGCCCTGCAGAACATGGGTGTAGACCTGTTGCTGGACCAGATCCTGGCCTTGGCGCCCTCGCCGCTGGCCCGGGCCGAGGCCACGGAGGAGGAGCTGGCCGGCAAACCCCTGGCGGCCCTGGTATTCAAGACCCTCACCGACCCCTACGTCGGCCGGCTGAACCTGTTCCGGGTCTACCAGGGCGTATTCCGTCCGGACAGCGTGGTCTTCAATGCCAACAAGGAAGCCGAAGAGCGGGTCGGCCAGGTCTTCACCCTCTGCGGCAAGAACCAGGACCCGGTGGACGAGGTGCGGCCGGGAGACCTGGCGGCGGTAGCCAAGCTCCAGACTACCGCTACCGGCGATACCCTCACCGTGAAGGCCAGTCCGCAGAAGCTGGAGGGCATTGAGTTCCCCGAGCCCACCCTGCCGGTGGCGGTGGCGCCCAAGAGCAAGGGGGACGAAGATAAGCTCAGCAACGCCCTGGCCCGGCTCATGGACGAAGACACTACCCTCCGGCTGGAAAAGAACACGGAAACCAAGCAGATCATCCTTACCGGCATGGGCGAGATGCACCTCGACATTACCGTAGAACGGCTGCAGCGGAAGTTCGGGGTAGGGGTAACCCTGGAGGCGCCCAAGGTGCCCTACCGGGAAACCATCCGGGCGGCGGTGAACCGCATCGAGGGCAAGCACAAGAAGCAAACCGGCGGTCACGGCCAGTACGGGCACGTCTTTATCGACATGGCCCCCTTGCCGGAGCAGGAATTCGAGTTCAACGAGACCATCTTCGGCGGCGCGGTGCCCAAGCAGTACATCCCGGCGGTGGAGAAGGGTATCCGCGAGGCCATGCAGGAGGGCATCCTGGCGGGCTATCCGGTGACCAATCTCAAGGTCACCCTGGTGGACGGCTCCTACCACCCCGTAGACTCCTCGGAAATGGCCTTCAAGATCGCCGCCAGCCTGGCCTTCAAGAAGGCCATGGAGCAGGCCAAGCCGGTGCTGCTGGAGCCCATCATGATGGTGGAAGTACGGGTGCCCGAGGAGTTTATGGGCGACATCATCGGAGACCTGAACAGCAAGCGGGGACGCATCCTGGGGATGGAGGCGGACGGCAAGCACCAGGTCATCCGCGCCATGGCACCCCTGGCAGAGATGTACCGCTATGCCATCGATCTCAAGTCCATCACCCAGGGCCGCGGCTCCTTCAAGATGCAGTTCGACCACTACGAGGAGGTACCGGCGGGCATAGCGGATAAGATAATCGAGCAGGCCCGCGCGGCCCGCCAGAGCGAGGAGAAATAG
- a CDS encoding type II toxin-antitoxin system HicB family antitoxin, with translation MLYRYKVILEWDEEGRGYVVSVPALPGCFTQGDTVEEALERAKEAIAGHLAALAQEGLPLPSKDVEIAEVQVEIA, from the coding sequence ATGCTTTATCGATACAAAGTCATCTTGGAGTGGGATGAAGAAGGAAGGGGATATGTTGTCTCCGTTCCCGCCTTGCCTGGGTGTTTCACGCAAGGAGACACCGTTGAGGAGGCCCTAGAAAGGGCCAAAGAGGCTATAGCCGGCCACCTTGCGGCCTTGGCCCAGGAGGGCTTGCCTTTACCCAGCAAAGATGTTGAAATAGCCGAAGTACAGGTAGAGATAGCTTAA
- a CDS encoding type II toxin-antitoxin system HicA family toxin codes for MPRVTGKEAVAALRKAGFVVVRVQGSHYHLRRSGSGQLVTVPVHTGEILRPKLLRSILDQAGLSVDEFRELLG; via the coding sequence CTGCCCAGGGTCACAGGCAAGGAAGCCGTTGCTGCCTTAAGGAAGGCTGGCTTTGTCGTGGTAAGGGTGCAGGGAAGCCACTACCACTTGCGCCGGTCGGGCTCTGGGCAGCTGGTTACGGTTCCCGTGCATACCGGCGAAATCTTGAGGCCCAAACTGCTCAGGAGCATCCTGGACCAGGCGGGGCTATCGGTTGACGAGTTTAGAGAACTTCTCGGCTAG